The following proteins are co-located in the Cydia pomonella isolate Wapato2018A chromosome 19, ilCydPomo1, whole genome shotgun sequence genome:
- the LOC133528633 gene encoding transmembrane protein 245 isoform X2, whose product MQQSPFENIFNIIGGLSEGNEKPMKHGFYNAFALFILTICCAAVYVLFLILEPFFKPLFWALLVGSLLHPFKYKLSKKLKSWFEDLEKRNTSVIFGLMFLPVNVVNFASDTVGHQFIEHYKTVIGLLSAIFVLPWLYNAIPRSLVCIFWQLSSFIGFSTTKLIGFCSSYITLTIALAYLISICTLWRPERSGMFKASSQFLWLVITSFLASLTGSLQVYTFVLLQGLCVAGFALEVIDVHKELLARDPEISAIVAIQKVLTNEHCKDAIKQDEKPEQSASEQESTPEKESPSPVTPDAAMKRGSWAESDQIHSSPRHAKMLYKTRTLSALPLSNTKTKSAFENRLIASFKQRSMDENYMKSNFNSDDETALYFKLLFFGCLCMLVWKHIWLLPVMLFFLAIHVLKRVLDFFGVWLFCENHYNNFMGKVKNWWSDRQSAAVPAHIRGIRKILSSLNKSIRDVAYGSVDTVSTCIVITGLITFLIVATIFICIQIYSEAIVVVQLSGSLLNSTFVQNSELHAYLPEGWEEKLDSLIDNAYTYGKEGISTGVKSILKEGDPEKIARVEEQILQLWDRVYQSWVSGQFAPQIGPTVDGNAVQDSWDSFVNDISNTPGMFDYSGIVAWVQANVGTLSAIATSIWAPLASNVSLLAGSIGAFTSLLLSGGGAVINMFINLVVFFTTLFYLLACSNALYKPVEVITQVQPNFGPRLGIALSVAINQVFRASFKMALFYGLWTWLVHNLFGAKVVYLPSVLAAVLGAAPFLGPYLAGIPAALDVWLQGRPMAALMLPIAQAAPIAFLDAAVYAEIKDGGHPYVTGLAIAGGIFYLGPEGAILGPLLLCCLMVVLNLSSAFLRDTPSEERAALHSRVRLGAFL is encoded by the exons ATGCAACAATCCCCGTTTGagaatatttttaacataattgGCGGATTATCCGAAGGAAATGAAAAGCCCATGAAACATGGGTTCTATAACGCATTTGCCTTGTTCATTCTAACTATATGCTGTGCTGCAGTTTATGTGCTGTTTCTTATACTGGAACCCTTCTTTAAACCTTTGTTTTGGGCACTTTTAGTGGGTTCGTTGCTGCACCCGTTCAAATATAAACTGTCTAAGAAGCTGAAGTCATGGTTTGAAGATTTAGAGAAACGTAACACATCTGTGATATTTGGATTAATGTTCTTACCTGTAAATGTTGTTAATTTTGCTTCGGACACTGTGGGACATCAGTTCATAGAACATTACaag ACTGTAATTGGATTACTCTCTGCAATATTTGTGTTACCTTGGCTGTACAATGCCATTCCCCGAAGTTTGGTCTGCATATTCTGGCAGCTCAGCAGCTTCATTGGCTTCTCAACTACAAAGCTAATTGGCTTTTGCAGCTCATACATt ACTCTGACCATAGCTCTGGCTTATTTAATAAGCATATGCACATTATGGAGGCCAGAGCGATCGGGCATGTTTAAAGCATCATCGCAATTCCTCTGGCTTGTTATAACAAGTTTCTTAGCCAGTCTGACTGGGTCTCTGCAAGTCTATACATTTGTACTGCTGCAAGGCCTATGTGTAGCAGGATTTGCGCTTGAAGTAATTGATGTTCATAAGGAGTTATTAGCGAGAG ATCCTGAGATATCAGCTATTGTCGCAATCCAAAAAGTTCTTACCAACGAACATTGCAAGGATGCAATCAAGCAAGATGAAAAGCCAGAACAGAGTGCTAGTGAACAGGAATCCACGCCCGAGAAAGAATCCCCTTCTCCCGTCACCCCTGATGCCGCTATGAAAAGGGGAAGCTGGGCAGAAAGCGATCAAATACACAGCTCGCCTCGTCATGCAAAAATGCTGTACAAAACTCGAACATTATCCGCCTTACCACTATCGAATACGAAAACGAAATCCGCCTTCGAAAATCGACTCATCGCCTCCTTCAAACAAAGATCGATGGACGAAAACTACATGAAAAGCAACTTCAACAGTGACGACGAAACCGCCTTATATTTTAAACTACTCTTCTTTGGATGCCTATGCATGCTCGTGTGGAAACATATATGGCTGCTGCCAGTAATGCTATTTTTCTTAGCAATTCATGTATTGAAGAGAGTTTTAGACTTCTTTGGAGTTTGGCTGTTCTGTGAGAATCACTATAATAATTTCATGGGCAAAGTCAAAAATTGGTGGTCTGacag ACAATCTGCGGCGGTGCCAGCGCACATTCGTGGAATCCGCAAAATCCTCTCTAGTTTGAATAAAAGCATAAGAGACGTGGCCTACGGCTCTGTAGATACTGTCTCTACTTGCATCGTCATCACGGGTCTTATTACATTTCTTATCGTCGCTACTATATTCATTTGTATACAG ATATACTCAGAGGCAATAGTGGTGGTCCAACTGAGCGGCAGCCTCCTGAACAGTACGTTCGTACAAAACAGTGAGCTGCACGCTTACCTCCCCGAGGGTTGGGAGGAGAAACTAGATTCCTTAATCGACAACGCCTATACTTATGGAAAGGAGGGCATATCTACTGGT gtaaagagCATACTCAAAGAAGGTGACCCTGAGAAGATAGCTCGTGTAGAGGAGCAAATCCTACAACTATGGGATCGCGTGTACCAAAGCTGGGTGTCGGGACAGTTCGCGCCGCAGATCGGGCCTACGGTCGACGGCAACGCTGTCCAGGACTCGTGGGACAGCTTCGTCAACGATATTTCGAACACGCCTG GCATGTTCGATTACTCCGGCATCGTAGCCTGGGTGCAAGCTAACGTGGGTACCCTGAGCGCCATAGCCACTAGCATTTGGGCACCGCTGGCAAGCAATGTGTCTTTGCTGGCCGGGTCCATCGGCGCGTTCACGTCGCTTCTACTCTCAGGTGGAGGCGCTGTCATCAACATGTTCATTAACTTG GTGGTGTTCTTTACAACGCTTTTCTACTTGCTGGCGTGCAGCAACGCTCTCTACAAGCCAGTCGAGGTCATCACTCAAGTGCAGCCCAACTTTGGACCGCGGTTGGGCATCGCCTTGTCTGTCGCTATAAATCAG gTGTTCAGAGCGTCATTCAAAATGGCGCTCTTTTACGGGTTATGGACGTGGCTGGTGCATAATCTGTTTGGAGCTAAAGTTGTCTACTTACCTTCAG TGTTAGCTGCAGTGCTGGGCGCTGCTCCATTCCTCGGGCCGTACTTGGCGGGGATCCCCGCGGCGCTGGACGTGTGGCTGCAGGGCAGGCCTATGGCCGCGCTGATGCTGCCTATAGCTCAAGCTGCGCCCATCGCATTCCTTGATGCC
- the LOC133528635 gene encoding uncharacterized protein LOC133528635 gives MSLRIKFVVLYVFVPFTIGVKIGFTSCHDRGWQCNNNIANDVVYTCPSDNNENVIHLKDHYTQYITSLTVQRCKRLKVILDCSGLQRPSRLQAFKVKDCERLEFASTTTNTLIQTPSEVTIENVREIVSLPRGMFKFPATDTELKCLGTTTLKKIRITDSKINIINTRAIYNVSGIMNVEFGNITIVDMESQAIEATMNRDSGAFKVTSSRIGNLRSKAITVHSNRAAITDNVFDDIPTKSINITADYIHFTRNAIKDISNDGLILKSGYTDISNNHIHTLKSNALASIKCSKKITGRKQFTFSKNSIENVETDSLFFDYQSCKSAGTPVSYRENKLNCNCRNIAFLGSAAGNTELSYSILDLASNNTCLSAPCFLPVDVVKMLLESNMCQINLDPEVMCLLYNDKKSKNNEVTDEDVTEAASTFYLIRQANGRNGDASAAITAINKDDLLNDSHMNMTNRTTIKVVFDSSKDFVETLRSTNSSRRKQIEEPKTPPRTEYTNRCVGAQCRTNAYDKQKALDFYKYVYAQLRPPKTSMNTKT, from the exons ATGTCGTTAAGAATTAAATTCGTTGTGTTGTATGTTTTCGTACCGTTTACCATTGGCGTCAAGATTGGCTTCACTAGTTGCCATGACCGTGGTTGGCAATGCAATAACAACATAGCTAACGATGTTGTTTACACTTGCCCATCAGACAATAAC GAAAATGTGATACATCTCAAAGATCACTACACGCAGTACATAACAAGTCTAACAGTGCAGCGTTGTAAACGCTTGAAAGTAATTCTGGATTGTTCTGGGCTACAAAGACCATCTCGCTTGCAAGCGTTCAAAGTAAAGGATTGCGAGAGACTCGAATTCGCTTCAACAACCACTAACACACTGATACAAACACCTTCAGAAGTAACCATCGAGAATGTCCGGGAAATAGTCTCCTTGCCTAGAGGCATGTTTAAATTCCCGGCAACAGATACTGAACTTAAATGCTTAGGAACAACGACCTTAAAGAAAATTCGTATAACAGATAGTAAGATAAATATTATCAACACAAGAGCAATTTATAATGTTAGCGGGATAATGAATGTCGAGTTCGGAAATATCACAATAGTAGACATGGAAAGTCAGGCGATAGAAGCTACTATGAACAGAGATTCGGGTGCGTTTAAAGTCACGAGCAGCAGAATTGGCAATTTGCGTTCCAAAGCAATCACAGTGCATAGCAATAGAGCTGCTATAACAGACAACGTTTTTGATGATATACCTACAAAGAGTATAAACATAACTGCCgattatatacattttacacGGAACGCAATAAAGGATATCTCTAACGACGGTCTAATTCTAAAATCTGGTTATACCGATATATCAAACAATCATATTCATACACTTAAGAGCAATGCATTAGCGAGCATTAAATGCTCAAAGAAAATAACTGGCAGAAAACAATTTACCTTTTCTAAAAATTCAATAGAAAATGTTGAAACTGACTCGTTATTTTTCGATTACCAAAGTTGCAAATCAGCTGGCACACCTGTTTCTTACAGAGAGAACAAATTGAACTGTAACTGTCGCAACATCGCTTTCCTTGGAAGCGCAGCAGGAAACACTGAGCTAAGCTATTCAATTTTAGATTTAGCATCTAATAACACATGCTTGTCGGCTCCTTGCTTCCTTCCCGTAGATGTGGTGAAGATGCTACTTGAAAGCAACATGTGCCAAATAAATCTGGACCCAGAAGTCATGTGCTTACtttataatgacaaaaaatcCAAGAACAACGAGGTGACAGACGAGGACGTCACGGAGGCGGCTTCGACGTTCTATTTGATACGGCAAGCCAACGGGCGCAACGGTGACGCAAGCGCCGCCATTACAGCTATAAACAAGGACGATCTTTTAAACGACAGCCATATGAACATGACTAATAGAACTACCATAAAAGTCGTGTTCGATTCCTCTAAAGACTTCGTGGAGACGTTACGTAGTACCAACTCATCTCGCAGGAAGCAAATCGAGGAGCCCAAAACCCCTCCGAGAACAGAGTACACGAATCGGTGCGTAGGAGCGCAGTGCAGGACCAACGCCTACGATAAACAAAAGGCGTTGGATTTCTACAAGTATGTGTACGCGCAATTACGACCTCCAAAAACAAGCATGAATACGAAAActtaa